GAAACGGCATGACGGACACACCGTCCGGCCGACGGGAGGAATGGGTGCGCGCAGCCGAGAACCGGCGAAGCCGTCGCGCGCTCGACAAGGTCGACGCCCGTGCCAATGGCGGTGCCACCTCCGTTTGAGGGAGCTCCGCGGACACAGGGCGGAATGATCTGCGGCAAAGCGTAGTGCGGTGCGACGATTAAGGCCAAGTGGTTCATCCCGCCGAGCCCCAGGAAATCGCCGCACTAGGGCTCCGGCCTGCGCCGCAGGACCGGTCGCACCCTCACCGGGACGCCATACCCCTATGCCTTCCCCCGGGTACCCCACCGGCGCGCGCACCGAATCGGCTGTGCGGCCCGCGAACCGGGTCGGGGATCGATAGCGTTGCGTCGTCGTCCCGGTACCTTCGCCTGGCGACGCCTGTTCCCTCGGCTTCCGGTCCCATGCGGGAGAGCTATGACGGCCACCATCGAGTCCCCGGTTCCCATGCCCTTCGCACCCCTGTGCCCGCTCGTCGGGGTGGAGGAGGAGTACCTCATCGTCGATCCGGCGACCAGGGCGGTCGTGCCGCGCGCCGCCGAGTTGTTCGAACGGGCCTCGGCCGAGCTCGGTGAGCTCGTGTGCACCGAGATCACCCGCTACCAGCTGGAGGCCAAGACACCGCCGTGCAGCGCCGCCGCCGAGCTGGAGGGCCACCTGCGCCGCCTGCGCGCCACCGTCGCGGCCGCGGCGCGTGGGCTCGGGCTGGCCGTGGTGGCCTCGGGCACCCCGGTCCTCGGCGACGTCGTGCCGCCGTTGATCACCGAGCATCCCCGGTACGGCGTCGGCATCGCCACCTACCGCGCGCTGCACGACGAGCAGACCATCTGCGCGGGCCACGTGCACGTCCATCTGCCCGACCGCGAGCGCGCCGTGCTGGTGAGCAACCACCTGCGGCCGTGGCTGCCGGTCCTCATCTCGATGTTCGCCAACTCGCCGTTCTGGGCCGGCCGTGACACGGGGTACGCGAGCTGGCGCGCGCTGACGTGGTCCAAGTGGCCGGTGGCCGGGCCTCCGCCGTACTTCCGCTCACTGGCGCACTTCGACGAGACGGTGGCCGCGCTGACCGCGTCAGGCGCGCTGGTGGACCCCGGCACGATCTTCTGGGACGTGCGGCCGTCGTCGCGGCTGCCGACGCTGGAGGTCCGGGTCACCGACGTTCCCTCGACCGCCGAGGAGTCGGCGCTGCTGGCCGCCATGGTGCGCGGGCTGGTCGTGACGTTCCTCGCCAAGGTCGAGGCCGGCGACCCCGGCCCCATGGTGCCTGGCGAGATGCTGCGTGTGGCGTACTGGCGGGCCGCGCGCGACGGCCTCGACGGGTACGGCTTCGACCCGGTGTCCGGCACGCTGCAGCCGGCCGCCGAGCTCGTGGCGTCCCTGCTCGACGTCATCGGCCCGGCGCTTGAGGAGGCCGGCGATCTGGAGATGGTGGGGGAACGGCTGGCCCACCTGCTTCGGTACGGCACCGGGGCCGCGCGCCAGCGGGCCGCCTACGAGAGGAACGGCCGGTTCACCGACGTCGTCGATCTGCTCACCGAGCAGCTCATCGACGAGCCGTAGTTCCCGGCGCGGGGGCGGACCGGCGTCCGCCCCCGCGGGGGTTCACCTGGCGAGCCTCGTGGACAGGAACCGCGCCAGCGGCCGTACGTGCCGTTCCTGGTCGAGCCACTGCGCCTGGAGGTCCTCCAGCAGGTGCCGTTCCGCGACCAGCTCGCGGCCGTTCCAGTGCCGGATCACCGGATGCAGGAAGGCCGACTCCTCGGCGCGGTCAGGCGTCGGGTGCCGCTGGATGGCGAACACGTTCTCCTGGTCACGCGGACCCCAGCGCAGGGTGACGGTGAAGTAGGACGGCTCGTCGCCGAAGCGCTCGACCGCGTGGTCCTCAGGCAGCTCGGCGAAGTGCCGGACGTGGCCGTTCCGCTCGTCCACCACGTAGACGTCGCAGAGGTACTCGAACTGGGTCCACAGCGCGGAGCTGTAGTTGACCCGTTCCAGCATGGTGGCGGTGAGCTGGTCGGCGTCCAGAGGCAGCGCCTGGTGGGTGAGCGGCACCCCTTCGTACCGCTCGGCGAGCAGCGCGGCGAGGACGCGCAGGTTGTAACGGAAGCCGTCGATGAAGGCCGACGACGCGTGCTTGAAGTCGCGGGCCTGCATGAGCGTGCCGGCGAAATACAAGCCGTCCACGTTGGCGGACCGGAAGTCGGTGCCGATGGCCGGCATCCGGCCGCCGTGCGCGAGCTCGGGACGGCAGGAGTCACCGAAGACGCCGGTGTCCATGACGAACCCGGTGCAGCGCAGCACCGTGTCGTACTCCAGTGTCGCCTTCTCCCCCTCGGCGAGGGTGTAGGAGATGTCGACCTTGTACCGGTCGCCTTCGCGCCTGATGCGGTCGATGGTGCATTCGAGGACGCCGTCGAGGGTCTTGAACCAGTAGGCGTCGAGGAACGCGCCGTACTGGCCGCGCACGTGCCCGGGGTGCTTGGTGTGCCAGGAGAACCGCACGGGGCTCGGGCTGGCCAGGTGGATGATCGCGGCGTGGCCGATGAGGGCCTGGGCCGTCTCGAACGCCGAATTGCCCTTCCCGATGACGAGGACCCGGCGGCCGGTGTGGTCCTGCCCCGACGTGCTCATGTCCTCGTAGCCGGTGGCCAGCGCGATGCCGGGGATGTCGGGGATGTACGGCCCACCCCAGCCGGTCGCGACGATCACGCACTCGGCACGGAAGGTCTCGTCGCCGGCGCGCACGGTGAACAGTCCGTCCGCGTCCTTGTCGATGTGGTCCACCGGGGTCGAGAACCGCACGTTCAGGTCGTGCCGCCGCTGGAAGTCGCCGAGGTAGCGCACCATCTCGTCGGCGTGCGGGTAGTACTCGTGGGTGTACTTGGCGAACTGCAGCGACGGGTCGTCGTTGAGCAGGGAGTTCCAGTCCCAGCGCAGCGCGATCTCGGGGTCCTTCTCGGTGATGTGGACCTTGTTGATGGAGATCAGCTTGCGGTGGCGGGGGTAGGCGCGGAAGAAGGCGCCGGGTGCGGCGTCCCGTTCCAGGACGATGTAGTCGGCGCCTGCCCGGCTCAGGTAGTACGCCAGCTGCAGGCCCCCCGGCCCGGCGCCGACGATCAGATAACGGTGGGTGGTCTCGACACGTGCCGGATCGCTCATCGGCCGTGCGGCTCCGGCTCGTCGTCCAGCGAGCTTCCGTAGCCGCGGTCGACGATCCTCGCGGCGGTCGCCTCGTAAGCGGCGGGGTCCTCGGGGGCCCAGGTGCCGAGGCCGTCGACGTACCGGTTGAACATGCAGAACGCGGCGGCGATGAGCACGGTGTCGTGGATCTCCACGTCGGTGGCCCCCTCGGCGCGCGCGGCGCCGATCTCGCTCTCGGTGACCTTGAGCCCGCCTTGCTGCACGGCCGCGGCGATGGCGAGCAGCGCGCGCATCTTCGGCGTGATGTCTGCGGTGTCCGGATCGAGCCGCACGGCGTTCACCAGAGGCATGCCGGCGGGGAGCTGCGCGGCGGCGAACGCCGCGTGGGAGGATGCGCAGAAGTTGCAGTCGTTGAGCGACGACACGTAGGTCGCGATGAGCTCGCGCTCCCCACGGGTCAGGGTGTTGTCACTGCGCAGCAACACTTCGGCGAGCGCGTTCAACGGGACGGCGGTTTCCGGTCGGTAGCGCATCAGCCCGACGATTCCGGGCTCATCAGTGGGCAAGGTGATATGGGCCATGGGAACTCCCTGTGCGACGTCTACGGGGATGATCGACGCCGGTGCGCGCAGTGTCAACGGGTGACGAGGGCACCCCTATTTCCGGCCTTTAGGACGAAGGAGACAAACGACCCTTTCAGCACCGTAAGTGCACCCGAATCCCAGAGCAGGTCGCGTCGTCCTTATTTCGGCTTGCCCATTACC
The window above is part of the Sphaerisporangium rubeum genome. Proteins encoded here:
- a CDS encoding carboxylate-amine ligase, with the protein product MTATIESPVPMPFAPLCPLVGVEEEYLIVDPATRAVVPRAAELFERASAELGELVCTEITRYQLEAKTPPCSAAAELEGHLRRLRATVAAAARGLGLAVVASGTPVLGDVVPPLITEHPRYGVGIATYRALHDEQTICAGHVHVHLPDRERAVLVSNHLRPWLPVLISMFANSPFWAGRDTGYASWRALTWSKWPVAGPPPYFRSLAHFDETVAALTASGALVDPGTIFWDVRPSSRLPTLEVRVTDVPSTAEESALLAAMVRGLVVTFLAKVEAGDPGPMVPGEMLRVAYWRAARDGLDGYGFDPVSGTLQPAAELVASLLDVIGPALEEAGDLEMVGERLAHLLRYGTGAARQRAAYERNGRFTDVVDLLTEQLIDEP
- a CDS encoding NAD(P)-binding domain-containing protein; protein product: MSDPARVETTHRYLIVGAGPGGLQLAYYLSRAGADYIVLERDAAPGAFFRAYPRHRKLISINKVHITEKDPEIALRWDWNSLLNDDPSLQFAKYTHEYYPHADEMVRYLGDFQRRHDLNVRFSTPVDHIDKDADGLFTVRAGDETFRAECVIVATGWGGPYIPDIPGIALATGYEDMSTSGQDHTGRRVLVIGKGNSAFETAQALIGHAAIIHLASPSPVRFSWHTKHPGHVRGQYGAFLDAYWFKTLDGVLECTIDRIRREGDRYKVDISYTLAEGEKATLEYDTVLRCTGFVMDTGVFGDSCRPELAHGGRMPAIGTDFRSANVDGLYFAGTLMQARDFKHASSAFIDGFRYNLRVLAALLAERYEGVPLTHQALPLDADQLTATMLERVNYSSALWTQFEYLCDVYVVDERNGHVRHFAELPEDHAVERFGDEPSYFTVTLRWGPRDQENVFAIQRHPTPDRAEESAFLHPVIRHWNGRELVAERHLLEDLQAQWLDQERHVRPLARFLSTRLAR
- a CDS encoding carboxymuconolactone decarboxylase family protein, whose amino-acid sequence is MRYRPETAVPLNALAEVLLRSDNTLTRGERELIATYVSSLNDCNFCASSHAAFAAAQLPAGMPLVNAVRLDPDTADITPKMRALLAIAAAVQQGGLKVTESEIGAARAEGATDVEIHDTVLIAAAFCMFNRYVDGLGTWAPEDPAAYEATAARIVDRGYGSSLDDEPEPHGR